A segment of the Nostoc sp. TCL26-01 genome:
AAACTCGATACCTTAGCCAAAACCCAACAAATTAATATCACACAGAAAAAGATTGGTGATAAAGATATCACTGAATGGCAAATTCCCCAACAAGGAGCATTATTAGCCCACGGTTGGTTAGATCAAGATACTGTATTTCTAGCCATTGGTGGCCCCATTGCCGATATATTGGCAAACAACAAAGCTCAATCTTTAGATAACAGTGATAGTTTTAAAGCTATTACAGGTTCTTTACAAAAACCCAATGGTGGTTACTTCTACTTAGATATGGACAAAACCATGTCTATTGTTAACACTCTGGCGGCTCGCTCTCAACCCATCCCCCCAGAAGCCAATGCTATCCTCAGTTCCATCCGTGGTTTAGGCGTTACCGCCAATAGCCCCGATAAATCTAACAGTCAATTGGAGATGTTGTTAGCACTTAAGCCTAGTAGTAAGTAGGGAATAGGCAATAGGCAATAGGGAATAGGGGAAAGTGTATCGCTTTGGGGACTTCCAGAAAATAAAATATTCAATGGATAAGTATGATCATGGGATTTTTCCTCCCCTGCTTCCCCTGCTTCCCCTGCTCCCCCTGCCTCCCCTGTCCCCTATCCCCTCTCAATCCGAGCTTCTATTGTCTCGGTAAGTCTATCCAAGGCATCTGTGAGGCGTTCTTGGGCTAAAAGTTGTGGTTCTGGTGGTGGGGTTTCTTCGGTGACTTCTTCTTGGCGCTTGAATCTTTGTAAAGCGCGGATGGCTAAAAATAAGATGAGAGCAATGATGAGAAAGTCAACGATGGAACCAAAAAATTTACCAAGAGCTATCCCTGGCCCTACTGTGATTGTGCGCCAGTCTTTGCCACTTACCGCAACTAAGGGGTTAATGAGTGGCATGATCACATCTTCGACGAAGGAGGAGATAATTTTACCAAAAGCAGTACCGATGATGACAGCGATCGCTAAGTCAACAACGTTACCTTTAAGGGCAAATTCTTGAAAATCTCTGAGAAATCCTGTAGCTCTTCTTCTGACTCTGGTCATATTCAATTATTTAAAAGTTAAGTTTGCACCTATCCTTTTTAGATACCACTTTTCTTGTTGCCATCTCTGTTGAGATAGATTTCTTCAAGATGGCTATTCTAATTCCAGCATTTCCAAAATCAGAAAATCTTAAGTAGGGTGTGTAGAAGCGATCGCTCTTCAGTTTCAGGAAACTTTATTGTTCATTAACTAGGGTGGTTGGGAATCTTAAGAAGTAAGTCAAGAAAATACAGCCCTCAAAGTGATGAGTCTTCCTGCACCTATAAACTACCATGAAACCCTAGAAATTCCTAACTACACTGTTGTTGAGCAACTATATATCGGTTCTCGCACGGCAGTATATCGTGCTGTACAAACAGATCAGGGACTTCCGGTAGTAATAAAAGTGTTGCGAAAGGAATATCCCAGTTTCAGTGAGTTAGTGCAGTTTCGTAACCAATATACCACCACCAAAAATCTCCCCATCCCTGGTATTATCCCCCCCTTGAGCCTAAAACCGCTAGGAAATAGCTATGCACTGGTGATGGCAGATTGGGGCGGCATTGCTTTGAGTAAATACACACAACAGCAAACTTTACACTGGTCAGAGGTGTTGATAATTGCCTCGCAACTCACTGATATTTTACATGACTTATCTCAACATCAAGTCGTGCATAAAGACATCAAACCCGCTAATATTCTCATTCATCCAGAGTCTAAACAAGTCAAATTGATTGACTTTAGCATTGCTTCTCTATTACCTAAAGAAATTCAAGAAAACCAAAGTCCCAGCAGTTTAGAAGGCACACTGGCTTATATTGCCCCAGAGCAAACCGGACGGATGAATCGCGGTATCGATTATCGCAGCGATTTCTATGCCTTGGGGGTGACGCTGTATCAATTGTTAACCGGAACCTTGCCGTTTGTTTGTGATGATCCCTTGGAGTTGCTGCATTGCCACATTGCCAAAACCGCAGTCCCGATTCATCAGGTGAATCCCGATGTGCCGACACAAGTAAGTGCGATCGCTGCCAAACTAATGGCGAAAAATGCTGAAGATCGTTATCAAAGTGCAATGGGGTTGAAGCATGATTTAGAACAGTGTTTGACAGATTGTAAAGATAATAGTATTATTTCCAGGTTTGAACTAGGACAAAGAGATTTAAGCGATCGCTTCAACATTCCTGAAAAGCTGTATGGGCGGGAAAGGGAAGTGCAGACCCTCCTGGAATCTTTTGAACGTGTGGCAGATG
Coding sequences within it:
- the mscL gene encoding large conductance mechanosensitive channel protein MscL encodes the protein MTRVRRRATGFLRDFQEFALKGNVVDLAIAVIIGTAFGKIISSFVEDVIMPLINPLVAVSGKDWRTITVGPGIALGKFFGSIVDFLIIALILFLAIRALQRFKRQEEVTEETPPPEPQLLAQERLTDALDRLTETIEARIERG